A stretch of DNA from Vanacampus margaritifer isolate UIUO_Vmar chromosome 1, RoL_Vmar_1.0, whole genome shotgun sequence:
caaatgacaaaaaaaaaaaaaaaaaactgagcagAGAATGCATATTGTAATTGCTCAGGAGTCCTTTCACAATGACCTATATTAGCTCAGATGCTGCAAATACAAAAGCCACACACATGGAAAAGCTGGATGATGGTTGGTTGAATCCCACTTTTGGCAAATGACGAGACATTCGGTGTGAAAATAATTTGCATAAATAAAGCCACAGATGGTGAACAATGGCAATGTGGGGGAACATGTGGTAAGCACGTCTGCGTGACGGATGCCATAGCCAAAAGAAAAGGAGTGGCAGATTGGAACAGCCAAACTGGAACAATAGCGACCTCACGTGGTTTATGTTGGATATTGCAGGCAGTTTTGTACAGACGCACTGATCTCAGCTCCAGGATGAAGCCATTATTGTTCCATGAAGGTATGGTGTTCTTTTGAGTAGTGTTGCTTTTATAACATATTTCTCACGTGTGAGATTTCATTATGGTTTGTAGGTTGAACTTTTAGAAGGACTttaaaatggtggcaggtgtacTCCCTTGAGATGGGTTTGAAAGTGTTGGTTAATTCTTAACACAGCAGCTTCCCAGTTATGAGGGTGTGAATAGTTGCGCAAACATTATTTTAGTTGTTTCTTTTTACTTTCCCACTTGAAACACATTACTAGTGTTTTGAATAATTTCTTGGtctctttttatttcataaCAGCTTGGCATTTGAACAATGTGTAGACTTAACTgcaggttaaaaacaaaacattcaaattgagtttgactatactgtatatcaccACTCGTATGGGCCCATAGACAGAAGAGGTAAATTGATTGTACACCGATGACTAATTCGATCCAAGGTGTGTATGTAACATTTGCACTATAATAATGCACCACAATATCCAAACACTTCTGTAACCTATAAGCATATTAATGTCTGTAGAATAtaacattctttaaaaaaaaagctgtaaataaaccacacattttaatttcatgCTATTATGAAGTGTCCAGTATGTAGTCTGCtttgtgattttgtttgttgtcctGCTGAGATTTTTGGAATACACTGAGGATGAGGAAAGAACTTCAGGTATGAGTGGCAAGTTCCTGTACATCTTATACTATAATTGAAAATACCAAACACCCCACTAATTACAGTACATTTCCAGTCGTCTCCGGTTGATCCTCTGCAACAACATCTGGATGATTTCGTGGTGTAAGAAAAATGAAACTTAGTTCGCCAtgaaacttttattggcatgaACAATTGAGATTTCATTTGGAAAACAACTCATTATGAAAATAATGTGGCAAGCTTTAAGATGGGAAAACAGAAATTGTGTTAAAGTGTGCTCCAACTTCCAAGTGTGTCTCACAAACGTACAGTGGATGACAGACATGCAACACTCTGTCCTAGAACGTATCTCCCAATACGTAACAATGTTTTGCACAATGTTAAATTGAGGAGCCAAAGGACTTGATAGGAAATTCTGTGTATCGTTTTTCTTTCCTCAAATCCATCCAAACtggtcaccaaaaaaaaaacacatggcacATAGACAAACCATTCACACCAAAGGACAATTTAGAATCCTCAATTGATCcattatgcatgtttttgaaatgtgagaggatgccggagcacccggagaaagcCCAGGCAAGTAaaagaagaacatgcaaacgccacacgagcccagaattgaacctccaatctaaaaaaatgtgcagcagATGTGCTAACTACTCGCCCCGCAACCTCCCCATCAGATGCTCCTCAGAATAGAAACGGAAGCATGCAAGCATTGCTGTAGTGTGCAGTTGCTTTATTTGACAGGTCACCAGAGGAAACTAGAACTATTGTCAGCATAACAGGTGCAATCAAAAGCATCTCTCCACTAGAGTAAGACAGACAGATGAACACGACAGCAGTAAATGTACCAACATAACAATGAGCCTGCAAGATTCTGTATTTTAAATTCATCAAAACTATTCAGAACAGATGGCTTATGCAGACTTGTTTATACAGAGCCATGCAAAAGTATTcatccccctttttttgttttgttttatgtttttgttacaaactatttttaatataatttatttgaggGATCAGGGGCTGGAGTCTAAGtgcacattttcagttttcaaaaagaaaaagaaagagaaaatgttAAACAGATGAGAGTAAAATGAATGTTTTCGACCATCAAGGAAAACTATGTCTGCACTCGGGGGGCAAGACAAagactgattttattttattttataatggcTGTGTCAAAATACAACGTACCGACTTTAGGGAGTGATGcacatcacattttttatactaTTTTAAAATTTCATATAAAGAAATCATTTCAATTAGAGGTTGTAGCGtaagaaaatgtgtaaaaatctaAGTGTGTGAATACTTTTGCTAAGGACTGTAAATATTTGcatcaacagcaaaaaaaaaatgaaggtggGCAAAAAGGGTATGCTTAATAATTGCTCTTTAATCAAAATTGACTGTTGTCATATTGGGGACAAGCAGCACTTGCGTTATTTTTAGCCAACAGTTAAGCCAGCAAAGACATACACGAACTAAtagtacaaagaaaaaaaagaggagttcCACCATTTGTTGTGAGAAGACATCTTGATGATTACAACCTCCATCTATTTAACTTGTGTCATTTGCTCTGCGTTCCAAAGTAACTCCGAGATATAGTCAGGGCCTTTGTTATGTCACGTTGCCTGACTTAGAGGCCTACCTAAATCTTGTCTCCCTTTACAACTGGTTTGCCAAATTGGTCCAAACCTTGCAGTGAAATCTCCAACTGACCATTATGACAAGGTGACAGTGTGGACAAAGATTCAACGAATGGTTCATCTGCTGAGAACTAGCTTGGATGGCAGGGCATGGTTGGTGCTGCGGAAGCCGTCATTCCCAGTTCTCCCAGTCTTCTTCCAACTTGGTTcaacaaaggaaaaataaaacacttaagTATTCCACCAATTGATAAACTACTGTAAATGAGGAGAAAACACAAACCTCTCCAGAAGCTTCAATTTTAGAAAGCGCCATTTGAACTTCTTCCTCTGTCATGTCGAGATCAAAGTCTTTCTCCCAGTCCTCGCTCACATCAGTACTTGAGCCTAGTGGACAGAAGAGGAATTACAGCCTTAAACTTTCTGTCAACTTGGCTGTTCCATCAACAAATGATTAatgacgacaacaacaaaaaaaaaaagacaaaaaaataataattctcatATGACTGTACCTTTTTTGCCGTTGTTAGAAGGCGTAGACTTGCCACTGTCGGAGTTGAGCTCAAACACTCTCAGGTCGTGAGGTCCTTCCTCCTTTGCAGCCTCTCCTTTTGGGGTCGTTGCTGTCACTCTCTCCACAGTGACCTCAGACTGGCTTCCAGTTTCCATTTGTGCCTCAGGAGCCGAATCGCAAGTCTGCTCAGGCATCTGCGCTTTTTGCATCTTGTCTACAACATCGTCCACAGTGACCTCGGTCAGCTTTTTTGCCAGCTTGGTGACGACGGCCTCGGGCAGCACCTCCAGCTGCGTTGGCAGACTGACGCTGTCGCTGCTAATCGAGAGGGTGGCGTCACGTTCTTCACTGGGAGACAGGGTCGCACTACTCAGCTGCGTGGTTGTTGAGGGGGTCGTCGAAGGTGCAAGCGCCTGCGTTGAGCTCGTTTTCAATTGTGGCGTGGCACCGAGGAAGTCGTCTAACAGGAACAGAGAAAGACATCAAGGTAATGTGAGTGAgtgcaatttaaaaatgaagtctGTAAGTGGTTAATAGCataccctcctcttcctcccagcCAAGGGTCTCTGTGTGGGAAGTCTGTTCTGCTCTCTGCTTCAGCGCCACTCGCCGTGCCTCCTCCTGAGTACAGAAACAATACATGTGTCGAATTATTTGCACCAATATAACCATTGCACCCACATATTTGTTAATCAAATGATTTTCTTTAAAGCAAAGAAATTAGAGCAGCACTAAATTGATGAAAACCATCCATGTAATTAACATTTTAGTCATAAAcatgcatgtaaaaaaacaaactatgatGTACATTTTATGTATCCAACAAGTCGATATGTACATGTGGTGGGAGGCCTACAGTATGTGCATGGCTGACACTGGCAGAATGTTTCTCTGCGTGAATTGTATCCTTTGCCATCCTCATTTACTTGTATTTGTATCTGTCTGAAAACAACTGGTATCGAACATCAGGGGGGGAAGCTGCATCCAAGTTTTACTGCGCTGTCACTGACAATTGTATGCAAATTCGGATTCTTGCAAGCGCGAGAAGACCTCATAATGGCGGCCAATTTAAGGCATACATGAAGGCAGATGCGATTTTTTTGGAATAAGTAATTTTTAGAACAATTGACATCTTGAATTTAGTTCCCCTTTTAATGGTAATGTAAGAGTTGCAAGacagtttaaaatatttttttcatgtttacagtttaaactattaatatagGCAATTATAAACATGGGAAGGCATCAACAAGGGGGATTAGTTAGACCAAATTTGTCATATTCCAACTAGGCAGCAGGGGGCACCAAAGACTATGAAACAAGTTGCGAGCAAGCCAACTGGCCCAAGAGGTTAAAAATGAAGGACTATAGTGTGTTCTGAAGGATGCGTTTACCTGGTCAAGCTGGAATACTTTGTAGAAGTACCTCTGCCAGAACTCTGAATGGGCAACCGCTGCTGG
This window harbors:
- the bsdc1 gene encoding BSD domain-containing protein 1, whose protein sequence is MAEGESWWGGWLHQSFQAVKDKSSEALEFIKRDLTEFSTVVQHDTACSIVATATAVKNKLAVEGSSETTEKVKKSLSSFLGVITDTLAPPPDKTIDCDVITLVATPAGTTEVYDSSKARLYSLQADPATYCNEPDGPAEQFDTWLSNFSMEDKKGEISELLVSSPSIRALYTKMVPAAVAHSEFWQRYFYKVFQLDQEEARRVALKQRAEQTSHTETLGWEEEEDDFLGATPQLKTSSTQALAPSTTPSTTTQLSSATLSPSEERDATLSISSDSVSLPTQLEVLPEAVVTKLAKKLTEVTVDDVVDKMQKAQMPEQTCDSAPEAQMETGSQSEVTVERVTATTPKGEAAKEEGPHDLRVFELNSDSGKSTPSNNGKKGSSTDVSEDWEKDFDLDMTEEEVQMALSKIEASGELEEDWENWE